One Clostridia bacterium genomic region harbors:
- a CDS encoding DUF1287 domain-containing protein: MGVISDRRRVDGVPLVIHNAGPWASESDILLRWPMAIARYFRFPGRRARRRAREHC; the protein is encoded by the coding sequence GTGGGCGTGATCTCCGACCGCCGCCGCGTCGACGGGGTTCCGCTGGTGATTCACAACGCTGGGCCGTGGGCTTCCGAAAGCGACATCCTGCTGCGGTGGCCGATGGCGATAGCTCGCTATTTCCGCTTTCCGGGGCGGAGAGCAAGGAGGCGAGCTCGTGAGCACTGCTGA
- a CDS encoding transposase has translation MKMWDVESFTSWEGVDCPLRCPKVAETKTTTCRGEVVKVEETVYHIVTTAPKSVVNAKVIWQIMHRRWDIENSIFNDLKQNWGFDHCYTHDVDGIQTMYALYCIVFNLMMLFAYRNLKNAPARGVTLKELARQLLVGMETLCQPITELLPRASSG, from the coding sequence ATGAAGATGTGGGATGTGGAAAGCTTCACAAGCTGGGAAGGAGTCGACTGCCCGTTACGGTGCCCAAAGGTCGCTGAGACCAAGACTACGACGTGCCGCGGCGAGGTCGTCAAGGTTGAGGAGACGGTGTACCACATAGTAACGACCGCCCCCAAGAGCGTCGTGAATGCAAAGGTGATATGGCAGATAATGCACCGCCGCTGGGACATCGAGAACTCGATCTTCAACGACCTCAAGCAGAACTGGGGTTTTGACCACTGCTACACGCACGACGTCGACGGCATACAAACCATGTATGCTCTGTACTGTATCGTCTTCAACCTGATGATGCTGTTTGCGTACAGAAACCTGAAGAACGCTCCTGCAAGGGGCGTAACGCTGAAGGAACTGGCAAGGCAGCTCTTAGTCGGGATGGAAACGCTGTGTCAGCCCATAACTGAGCTGCTGCCAAGAGCCAGCTCTGGCTGA
- a CDS encoding transposase, producing MSITDACSWAAGELGSIAVRDQRVVDRLIGTLAKFAEHPGRTIPQACGGWAETKAAYGLMDNDSVSSESVLAAHRERTIERTSSHDIILSI from the coding sequence ATGAGCATAACGGACGCATGTAGCTGGGCAGCAGGCGAGTTGGGCAGCATCGCGGTGCGGGATCAGCGGGTTGTTGATCGTCTCATTGGGACTCTCGCGAAGTTCGCGGAACACCCGGGCAGAACCATACCTCAGGCCTGCGGCGGCTGGGCAGAGACAAAGGCGGCGTATGGGCTGATGGATAACGATAGCGTTTCATCGGAATCAGTTTTGGCTGCCCATAGAGAACGCACCATCGAAAGAACGTCAAGCCACGACATCATCCTGTCCATATAG